In Rattus norvegicus strain BN/NHsdMcwi chromosome 1, GRCr8, whole genome shotgun sequence, a genomic segment contains:
- the Ints5 gene encoding integrator complex subunit 5, producing MSALCDPPGAPGPPGPAPATHGPAPLSAQELSQEIKAFLTGADPILGHQLSAREHARCSLLLLRSLPPARAAVLDHLRGVFDESVRAHLAALEESPVAGPPHLRPPPSSHVPAGGPGLEDVVHEVQQVLCEFIRANPKAWAPVISAWSIDLMGQLSSTYSGQHQRVPHATGSLNELLQLWMGCRATRTLMDIYVQCLSALIGSCPDACVDALLDTSVQHSPHFDWVVAHIGSSFPGTIISRVLSCGLKDFCVHSGAGGGASACGGSSSQTPSSDPFPGSPAIPGEKRVPKIASVVGILGHLASRHGDSIRRELLRMFHDSLSGGTGGRNGEPSLQATVPFLLQLAVMSPALLGTVSGELVDCLKPPAVLSQLQQHLQGFPREELDNMLNLAVHLVSQASGTGAYRLLQFLVDTAMPASVITTQGLAVPDTVREACDRLIQLLLLHLQKLVHHRGGSPGEGVLGPPPPPRPVPFLDALRNHVGELCGETLRLERKRFLWQHQLLGLLSVYTRPSCGPEALGHLLSRARSPEELSLATQLYAGLVVSLSGLLPLAFRSCLARVHAGTLQPPFTARLLRNLALLVGWEQQGGEGPSTLGARFGESASAHLSDLAPLLLHPEEEVAEAAASLLAICPFPSEALSPSQLLGLVRAGVHRFFASLRLHGPPGVASASQLLTRLSQTSPAGLKAVLQLLVEGALHRGNTELFGGEMDGDNETLSIVSTPLASASLLDINRRHTAAVPGPGGIWSVFHAGVIGRGLKPPKIVQSRNHQEVIYNTQSLVNLLVHCCSASGSNEREGCWGAPTLSPEAAKAVAVTLVESVCPDAAGAELAWPPEDHARATVERDLRIGRRFREQPLLFELLKLVAAAPPALCYCSVLLRGLLAALLSHWEASRHPDTTHSPWHLEASCILVAVMAEGSLLPPALGNMHEVFSQLAPFEVRLLLLSVWGFLREHGPLPQKFIFQSERGRFIRDFSREGGGEGGPHLSVLHSVLHRNIDRLGLFSGRFQAPPPSTLLRQGT from the exons ATGTCCGCGTTGTGCGACCCTCCCGGGGCCCCAGGGCCACCCGGGCCTGCCCCCGCCACCCACGGTCCCGCGCCTCTCAG TGCTCAGGAGCTGTCCCAAGAAATCAAGGCTTTTCTGACAGGTGCAGACCCTATTCTGGGCCACCAGCTCTCAGCTCGTGAACATGCTCGGTGCAGTCTTCTCCTGCTCCGTTCTTTGCCACCTGCTCGGGCTGCTGTGTTGGATCACTTGAGAGGTGTTTTTGATGAAAGTGTCCGGGCCCACCTAGCTGCCCTAGAAGAAAGTCCTGTGGCTGGTCCACCTCACCTCCGTCCACCTCCATCATCCCATGTCCCTGCTGGTGGACCTGGCTTAGAGGATGTGGTACATGAAGTGCAGCAGGTGCTATGTGAGTTTATCCGTGCCAACCCAAAGGCCTGGGCACCTGTGATTAGTGCATGGTCCATTGACCTCATGGGACAACTGAGCAGCACATATTCAGGTCAGCATCAACGTGTTCCCCATGCCACTGGCTCTCTCAATGAACTGTTGCAGCTTTGGATGGGCTGCAGGGCCACCCGCACATTAATGGACATCTATGTGCAGTGCCTCTCAGCTCTCATTGGTAGCTGCCCAGATGCATGTGTAGATGCCTTGCTGGACACTTCTGTTCAGCATTCCCCACACTTTGACTGGGTTGTGGCCCACATTGGCTCTTCTTTTCCTGGTACCATCATCTCCCGAGTCCTCTCCTGTGGCCTTAAGGACTTCTGTGTCCACagtggggctggaggaggagctaGTGCTTGTGGTGGAAGCTCTTCTCAAACCCCCTCTTCAGACCCCTTCCCTGGATCTCCTGCCATACCTGGGGAAAAACGGGTACCCAAGATTGCCTCAGTTGTAGGCATTCTAGGGCACTTGGCTTCCCGCCATGGAGACAGCATCCGACGGGAACTGTTGCGCATGTTCCATGATAGCTTGTCAGGGGGTACTGGGGGCCGGAATGGGGAGCCCTCTCTTCAGGCTACAGTTCCCTTCCTACTGCAGCTGGCAGTCATGTCACCAGCTTTGCTAGGAACAGTATCTGGAGAACTTGTGGACTGCCTCAAGCCCCCAGCAGTGCTAAGCCAGCTGCAACAACACCTGCAGGGGTTCCCCCGAGAAGAGCTAGACAACATGCTAAACCTGGCTGTGCATCTAGTGAGCCAGGCCTCTGGGACTGGTGCCTACCGCCTGCTGCAGTTCTTAGTGGACACAGCTATGCCTGCTTCAGTTATTACCACCCAGGGCCTGGCTGTGCCAGACACTGTAAGAGAGGCCTGTGACCGTCTGATCCAGCTGCTTTTGCTACATCTACAAAAACTGGTTCATCATCGGGGAGGGTCTCCTGGAGAAGGGGTGCTGggcccacccccacctcctcgtCCAGTGCCCTTTCTTGATGCATTACGAAACCATGTAGGAGAGCTGTGTGGAGAGACACTACGGCTAGAACGGAAGCGCTTCCTCTGGCAGCATCAGCTCCTGGGCCTACTGTCTGTCTACACTCGACCTAGCTGTGGACCTGAGGCTTTGGGCCATCTCCTGAGCAGAGCCAGAAGCCCTGAAGAGTTGAGTTTGGCAACCCAGCTATACGCAGGGCTAGTGGTTAGTCTCTCTGGCCTTCTTCCCCTGGCCTTCCGAAGCTGCCTGGCCCGAGTGCATGCAGGGACTTTACAGCCTCCCTTCACAGCCCGGCTTCTGCGCAATTTGGCCTTGTTGGTGGGGTGGGAGCAGCAGGGGGGTGAGGGCCCTTCAACCTTAGGGGCCCGGTTTGGGGAGTCTGCCTCAGCCCACCTGTCTGATCTGGCTCCTCTCCTACTCCATCCAGAGGAGGAAGTAGCTGAAGCTGCTGCCTCCCTCCTTGCAATATGTCCCTTTCCTTCAGAAGCTTTGTCCCCTTCCCAACTTTTGGGACTAGTGAGAGCTGGGGTACACCGCTTCTTTGCTTCTCTAAGGCTGCATGGCCCTCCTGGTGTGGCTTCAGCCTCCCAGCTTCTTACCCGCCTTTCTCAGACTTCCCCAGCTGGACTCAAGGCTGTCTTACAGCTGCTAGTTGAGGGAGCCTTACATCGGGGCAACACGGAACTGTTTGGAGGGGAAATGGATGGAGACAATGAGACTCTCTCAATTGTCTCAACCCCATTGGCTTCTGCCTCTTTGTTGGACATTAACCGGAGGCATACTGCAGCTGTGCCGGGTCCTGGAGGGATCTGGTCAGTTTTCCACGCTGGAGTTATCGGCCGTGGCTTAAAGCCACCTAAAATTGTTCAATCTCGAAACCATCAGGAAGTTATCTATAACACTCAGAGCCTTGTTAACCTCCTAGTGCACTGCTGCAGCGCATCTGGGAGCAATGAGCGTGAGGGTTGCTGGGGGGCTCCCACCCTGAGCCCAGAGGCAGCCAAAGCAGTTGCAGTGACCTTAGTAGAGAGCGTGTGTCCTGATGCAGCTGGTGCTGAGCTGGCCTGGCCCCCAGAGGATCACGCACGAGCCACCGTGGAGCGGGATCTCCGCATTGGTCGGCGCTTCCGGGAACAACCCCTGCTGTTTGAGCTTTTGAAGCTGGTAGCAGCTGCTCCCCCAGCCCTGTGCTACTGCTCCGTGCTGCTGCGGGGGCTGCTGGCTGCCCTCTTGAGCCATTGGGAAGCCTCTCGACACCCTGATACAACCCATTCCCCCTGGCATCTGGAGGCATCCTGTATCCTGGTGGCTGTCATGGCTGAGGGAAGCCTCTTGCCACCAGCCCTGGGTAATATGCATGAGGTATTTAGCCAACTGGCACCTTTTGAAGTTCGTCTGTTGCTGCTTAGTGTCTGGGGTTTTCTTCGGGAGCATGGGCCCTTGCCCCAGAAGTTCATCTTCCAGTCAGAGCGTGGCCGCTTCATCCGGGACTTTTCCAGGGAGGGTGGAGGTGAAGGAGGACCCCATCTGTCTGTGCTGCACAGTGTCCTCCACCGCAACATCGATCGCCTGGGGCTCTTCTCTGGCCGTTTTCAGGCACCTCCACCATCTACTCTGCTTCGGCAGGGGACTTGA